The Deltaproteobacteria bacterium genomic interval AGATGGACCGACAGTTGGCGGCGAGCCTCCTTGGCCCGATGAACGTCACTCGCGCCGTCCTGCCGGTGATGCGCAAACAGCGCTCGGGGCACATCATCTCGATCTCCTCGTCAGCGGGCCTCTCGGGCGCGTTCGAGTTCGGTACGGCCTATGCCGCGTCGAAGTTCGGCCTCGAGGGCTTCATG includes:
- a CDS encoding SDR family NAD(P)-dependent oxidoreductase, encoding MDRQLAASLLGPMNVTRAVLPVMRKQRSGHIISISSSAGLSGAFEFGTAYAASKFGLEGFM